The following coding sequences lie in one Allochromatium vinosum DSM 180 genomic window:
- a CDS encoding nucleoside deaminase: protein MTQKNAIRIELPAWIEALLATRETGDLDDTGRMALVLDLARENIRAGADGPFSAAIFERRSGRLIAAGVNRVVSSGCSIAHAEMVAIGIAQQRLGSFDLRQAVPGGCVLFTSAEPCAMCMGAIPWSGIERVVIGARDSDVRAIGFDEGHKPADWIAGYAQRGIEVTRDLLRAESAQILWDYAQAGGAIY, encoded by the coding sequence ATGACACAGAAGAACGCTATCCGGATCGAACTCCCGGCTTGGATTGAGGCGTTGCTCGCCACACGCGAGACAGGCGATCTCGACGACACCGGACGCATGGCGCTGGTGCTGGATCTGGCGCGCGAAAATATTCGTGCCGGCGCGGATGGCCCCTTCTCGGCGGCCATCTTCGAGCGCCGGAGCGGTCGACTGATCGCCGCCGGAGTCAATCGGGTGGTCAGTTCCGGCTGCTCGATCGCCCATGCCGAGATGGTCGCCATCGGCATCGCCCAGCAGCGGCTCGGGAGCTTCGATCTGCGTCAGGCCGTTCCGGGCGGCTGTGTGCTCTTCACCAGCGCCGAACCCTGTGCCATGTGCATGGGGGCCATTCCCTGGTCCGGAATCGAGCGCGTGGTCATCGGCGCGCGTGACAGCGACGTGCGCGCGATCGGCTTCGACGAAGGGCACAAACCGGCTGACTGGATCGCGGGTTATGCGCAGCGCGGCATCGAGGTGACGCGGGATCTGTTGCGCGCCGAGTCGGCGCAGATCCTGTGGGACTATGCCCAGGCGGGCGGTGCGATCTACTGA
- a CDS encoding YceI family protein, with product MRDSILSIALTGALVLGASPVLADWTLDPERSAVTYVTIKSTNIPENNHFKEMRGQIDATGQVVVTLMLDSVETLVPIRNERMREILFDTASYKDAELKARIDPKALESLPVGQIQRMAAEGQLTLHGQSQTLTLSMMVGRLDADTLMVAGTEPLLIEASKFGLSESVEKLRAIAGLPSISEAVPVVFVVTFTQTAND from the coding sequence ATGCGCGACTCGATTCTCTCCATCGCTCTGACCGGAGCGCTCGTCCTGGGTGCCTCGCCGGTCCTGGCCGACTGGACCCTCGACCCCGAACGCTCGGCCGTGACCTATGTCACCATCAAGTCAACGAACATCCCCGAGAACAACCATTTCAAGGAGATGCGCGGACAGATCGACGCAACCGGCCAGGTGGTCGTCACCCTGATGCTCGACAGTGTCGAGACTCTGGTGCCGATTCGCAACGAGCGGATGCGCGAGATTCTGTTCGACACCGCCAGTTACAAGGACGCCGAACTCAAGGCGCGCATCGATCCCAAGGCGTTGGAATCGCTCCCCGTCGGCCAGATCCAGCGCATGGCCGCCGAGGGTCAACTGACTCTGCATGGCCAGAGTCAGACACTGACCCTATCGATGATGGTCGGCCGGCTCGATGCCGATACCCTGATGGTGGCGGGCACCGAGCCGCTGCTGATCGAGGCCTCCAAGTTCGGGTTGAGTGAAAGTGTCGAGAAACTGCGCGCGATCGCGGGACTGCCGAGCATCAGCGAGGCGGTGCCCGTAGTGTTCGTCGTCACCTTCACCCAGACCGCGAACGACTGA
- a CDS encoding FUSC family protein, with protein sequence MTQATRDRLHFAFASFAAAMLALYISLAIGLPKPYWAVITVYIVSHPIAGAVRSKAIYRLLGTGLGAAASVVLVPHLVNAPALLSLALWVGVCLAVAVLDRSPRSYIMMLASYTAAIIGFPGVLQPAAIFDVALARVQEIGLGIVCATLVHSLWFPRPVGTVVRARLDAWLTEADQWALDLLRGGSAETLERDRSRLAGAASEIRQLATHLPYDTSRLRETTAVVQALQERLLRLIPLLASLSDRLAALRALRGAPDAETAAALAEVADWVASPGMDPQPLLQRLRRQAACVDRRDWTGLHQLSLLSRLLDLIEALDASRQLLAHLHAPERALPSPLAEVVARAEERPLHRDPGLAWRSGGAATLSILICCALWILGGWSAGDGAAVLAAVLCCLFATMDDPAPAMRAFGISLLLAVPLAAVYLFVLLPRVHDFVPLALVLAPTLVGLGMLMVSPQHALLSLSVNINFINSLALQDRLTWTFADFLNVNLAPFVGLLVALSVTRGLRSMGVETSARRLLRQTWDALARLAEGRGEREPLAFASRMTDRLGLLAPKLAASKDPALAGVSILSELRAGMDLVALRGLRARLSARNDSTLEPLLQALAAHYRARADRQRGPDAEADLLPLLDRTIYRLGTNPAETNAREVSALLGLRRSLFPDTPVPMTTQEARA encoded by the coding sequence ATGACGCAAGCCACCCGCGACCGTCTCCACTTTGCGTTCGCCAGCTTCGCGGCGGCCATGCTCGCCCTCTACATCAGTCTGGCGATCGGTTTGCCGAAGCCCTACTGGGCGGTCATCACGGTCTATATCGTGAGCCACCCCATCGCCGGTGCGGTGCGCTCCAAGGCCATCTATCGGTTGCTGGGGACAGGACTCGGCGCCGCAGCGTCGGTCGTGCTGGTGCCCCATTTGGTGAATGCGCCAGCCCTGCTCTCGCTGGCGCTGTGGGTGGGCGTCTGTCTGGCGGTAGCGGTGCTCGACCGTTCTCCGCGCAGCTACATCATGATGCTGGCCAGCTATACCGCCGCCATCATCGGCTTCCCGGGCGTGCTCCAGCCTGCGGCGATCTTCGACGTGGCACTCGCCCGCGTCCAGGAGATCGGCCTCGGGATCGTCTGCGCCACCCTGGTGCACAGCCTCTGGTTTCCGCGTCCCGTCGGCACGGTGGTGCGCGCACGACTCGACGCCTGGCTGACGGAGGCCGACCAGTGGGCGCTGGATCTGCTGCGCGGCGGGAGCGCGGAAACCCTCGAGCGCGACCGTAGCCGGCTCGCCGGAGCGGCGAGCGAGATCCGCCAGCTTGCAACCCACCTGCCCTATGACACCTCGCGCCTGCGCGAGACCACCGCCGTGGTGCAGGCACTGCAAGAGCGCCTCCTGCGGTTGATCCCGCTCTTGGCCAGTCTCTCCGACCGTCTGGCCGCCCTGCGGGCACTGCGCGGCGCGCCGGATGCCGAAACGGCGGCGGCGCTGGCGGAGGTGGCCGACTGGGTCGCCAGTCCCGGAATGGACCCACAGCCCCTCTTGCAGCGTCTGCGGCGACAGGCCGCCTGCGTCGACCGCCGCGACTGGACCGGACTCCACCAACTGAGCCTGCTGTCACGGCTGCTGGATCTGATCGAGGCACTGGACGCGTCACGGCAGCTCCTCGCCCACCTGCATGCGCCCGAGCGAGCACTCCCGTCGCCTCTGGCCGAGGTGGTCGCGCGCGCCGAGGAGCGACCGCTGCACCGGGATCCTGGTCTAGCCTGGCGCTCGGGCGGGGCGGCGACACTCTCCATCCTGATCTGTTGCGCCCTATGGATTCTCGGCGGCTGGTCGGCGGGAGACGGCGCCGCCGTCCTCGCTGCGGTCCTCTGCTGCCTCTTTGCGACCATGGACGACCCGGCGCCGGCCATGCGGGCCTTCGGGATCAGCCTGCTGCTGGCCGTGCCCCTGGCTGCCGTCTACCTGTTCGTGCTGCTGCCGCGCGTCCACGACTTCGTGCCGCTGGCGCTTGTCCTCGCCCCGACTCTGGTCGGACTCGGGATGCTCATGGTGTCGCCCCAGCACGCCCTGCTCTCCCTGTCGGTGAACATCAACTTCATCAACAGCCTGGCGCTCCAGGACCGGCTGACCTGGACCTTCGCGGATTTTCTCAACGTCAATCTGGCGCCCTTCGTCGGGTTGCTGGTCGCGCTCTCCGTGACGCGCGGACTGCGTTCCATGGGTGTGGAGACCAGCGCCCGACGGCTGCTGCGCCAGACATGGGACGCCCTGGCCCGTCTGGCTGAGGGCCGGGGTGAGCGCGAACCGCTCGCCTTCGCCTCGCGCATGACCGACCGGCTGGGACTGCTGGCCCCGAAGCTCGCCGCCAGCAAAGACCCGGCGCTGGCCGGTGTGAGCATCCTGAGCGAGCTGCGGGCGGGGATGGATCTGGTCGCGCTGCGCGGGCTTCGCGCTCGCCTGTCTGCGCGGAACGACAGCACGCTCGAGCCGCTGTTGCAGGCGCTCGCCGCCCACTATCGTGCACGCGCCGACAGGCAGCGCGGCCCGGACGCCGAGGCCGACTTGCTCCCGCTGCTCGATCGGACGATCTACCGCCTGGGGACGAATCCCGCCGAGACGAACGCCCGCGAGGTCAGCGCCCTCCTTGGGCTGCGGCGCAGCCTCTTTCCAGACACACCCGTACCCATGACGACCCAGGAAGCCAGGGCATGA
- a CDS encoding MarR family winged helix-turn-helix transcriptional regulator, whose translation MNHSRQIQERTLTARLLRVARLYRKAADRALATYGLSEAQAVPVLHIARCGGGVRQHHLAEEIGIQGPSLVRLLDQLCAQGLVERRDDQQDRRAKTLHLTAAGEALAARVETVLQGWRGQLLAPLSDEALNGVLSGLGALESGLETLDKETAD comes from the coding sequence ATGAACCATTCCCGCCAGATCCAGGAACGAACCCTCACCGCTCGCCTGCTGCGCGTCGCGCGCCTCTACCGCAAGGCGGCCGACCGCGCTTTAGCGACTTATGGACTCTCCGAGGCCCAGGCCGTACCCGTGCTGCACATCGCCCGTTGCGGCGGTGGCGTGCGCCAGCATCATCTGGCCGAGGAGATCGGCATCCAAGGCCCCTCGCTGGTGCGCCTGCTCGATCAGCTCTGTGCCCAGGGGCTGGTCGAGCGGCGCGACGACCAACAGGATCGGCGGGCAAAGACGCTGCACCTGACGGCGGCGGGCGAGGCGCTCGCGGCGCGGGTCGAGACAGTCCTCCAGGGCTGGCGTGGACAGCTCCTGGCCCCGCTCTCCGATGAGGCGCTGAACGGCGTCCTCAGCGGACTGGGGGCATTGGAGTCGGGTCTGGAGACGCTCGACAAGGAGACGGCGGACTGA
- a CDS encoding NAD(P)-dependent alcohol dehydrogenase → MKTIGYAAHSADAKLVPYHFERRELRLNDVAIDIRYCGVCHSDLHTVNGDWGPQPYPVVPGHEIVGVVSAVGPEVKHYKVGDRVAVGCMVDSCQECDQCHNHEEQYCRNGMTPTYGAPDRLSGEITQGGYSKHIVVREEFVLRIPDSLDLSRSAPILCAGITTFSPLRTWNVGEGTRVGVIGLGGLGHMAVKLAAAMGAEVTVISRSTKKEAEAKASGARGLLASTDQAAMQAAANTFDLIIDTVPVKHDLNLYVPLLDVDGTLVIVGQIGPMEEPMTMPLVFGRRRVAGSLIGGIAETQEVLDFCAEHQIYPECQMIKMDEINDAFEHLAQGDFAHRIVIDMASLSVD, encoded by the coding sequence ATGAAAACCATTGGCTACGCGGCCCATTCGGCCGACGCGAAGCTCGTTCCCTATCACTTCGAGCGCCGGGAGCTGCGCCTGAACGATGTCGCCATCGACATCCGGTACTGCGGCGTCTGTCACTCCGACCTGCATACCGTGAATGGCGATTGGGGGCCGCAGCCCTATCCTGTGGTACCGGGCCATGAGATCGTCGGCGTCGTCAGCGCCGTGGGGCCCGAGGTCAAGCATTACAAAGTGGGCGATCGCGTGGCGGTCGGCTGCATGGTCGACAGCTGTCAGGAGTGCGATCAATGCCATAACCACGAAGAGCAGTACTGCCGTAACGGCATGACGCCAACTTACGGAGCACCGGATCGCCTCAGCGGCGAGATCACCCAGGGCGGCTATTCCAAGCACATCGTGGTGCGCGAGGAGTTCGTGCTGCGCATCCCCGACAGCCTCGATCTCTCCAGGTCCGCGCCGATCCTGTGCGCCGGCATCACCACCTTCTCGCCGCTTCGCACCTGGAACGTCGGCGAGGGGACGCGCGTCGGCGTCATCGGGCTCGGCGGGCTCGGACACATGGCCGTCAAGCTCGCGGCGGCGATGGGGGCGGAGGTCACCGTGATCAGCCGCTCGACGAAAAAGGAGGCGGAAGCCAAGGCCAGCGGCGCCCGTGGCCTTCTCGCTTCCACCGACCAGGCGGCCATGCAGGCCGCCGCCAACACGTTCGACCTCATCATCGATACCGTGCCCGTGAAACACGACCTGAACCTCTATGTGCCGCTGCTGGACGTCGATGGCACACTGGTGATCGTCGGTCAGATCGGTCCGATGGAAGAGCCCATGACCATGCCGCTGGTCTTCGGTCGTCGCCGCGTGGCCGGTTCACTGATCGGCGGCATCGCCGAGACTCAGGAGGTGCTGGATTTCTGTGCCGAGCATCAGATCTATCCGGAATGTCAAATGATCAAGATGGACGAGATCAACGACGCTTTCGAGCACTTGGCACAGGGTGACTTCGCGCATCGCATCGTCATCGACATGGCCTCGCTCAGCGTCGATTAG